In bacterium, the genomic window GGAAAACCCGTCGAGACGACGACGCGCATGTCTTTGGGCTGAGCGCGCTTCGAAACCTTGAGCGCCGACCGGTTTCCCGCGTGCGCTTGAAAAGCCCCGGCGCCCCGGACCGCCTCGTACAGGCGCGCCTGGAGCGGATCGGCCACCACGCCCAGATGCGGGACGCCGTTTTTGAGCAGACCGACCATGACGGAAAATCCGGGAAGCGCCTTGGCGAAGGCCTTCGTGCCGTCCAAAGGGTCGATCATCCAGACGTATTCCGCGCCGGGAGAGCCCACGATGCCGTTCTCCTCGGTCAGCACCGCATGGTCGGGAAAGGCCTTCGCCAATCCCTCGCGGAGGATCGCGTCGGACCTGAGATCGGCCTCGGTCACGAGGGAATTGTCGTGCTTGCGGTGCTGTTGTAGCGGCTGATGCAGGAGGGAGAGGACCTCCCGGGAGGCCTTCAAGGCGAGGTCACGGGCGGTCTTGAGGAATGGTTCGCTCATGGCGCGTCAGGGCCAGCGTAGCGCGGTCCCTACACCTCATCCTTATGCGTCTTGTTCGCGTGAATCCCGCATTCCTTGTCGTCTCCGGCGTCCTTGAACCACCGCCAACGGCCGGCACGGCGCGGCTCGTTGGGCCCGATGGGCGTCGTGCAGATGACGCATCCGAGGGATTCGTAATACCAGCCGTCCTGGTTCCAGTTGAGAAGCTTGTGCATCGGGACGCCGTTCGCGGCCATGTAGTCGCGGAGCTGTTTCTCCGTCCAGTCGATCAACGGAGCGACCTTGAGGAGAGGGCGCTTTTCCTTGCCATGAAGAACGATCTCGCACTTCTTGGCCGATTTCGCGCGCGATGCGGATTGATCCACGCGCAAGCCCGTGAGCCAGACATCGAGCGTATCCAGCGCCCGCTCGTTCGGCTCGACCTTGCGCAGGTGGCAGCAGAACTCCTGCTTTTTCTTGGAATCGAAGAACAGATATTCGCCGCTCTCCGCGATCATCTTCTTCAACTTGTCCGGATCGGGGCCGATCCTCTCGACCTTGATCCCGTATTTTTTCTCGATGGCGTCGAAGAGCTCGTAGGTCTCGGGGAAGAGGCGCAGGGTGTCGATGGTGAAGACGCGCGGCTTGACACCGGCCTTGACCGCCAGGTCGATCATCGCCGAGCCGGTCAATTGCCCGCTCGTGCCGATGGCGGCGCGGTTGCCGAA contains:
- a CDS encoding 3'(2'),5'-bisphosphate nucleotidase CysQ codes for the protein MSEPFLKTARDLALKASREVLSLLHQPLQQHRKHDNSLVTEADLRSDAILREGLAKAFPDHAVLTEENGIVGSPGAEYVWMIDPLDGTKAFAKALPGFSVMVGLLKNGVPHLGVVADPLQARLYEAVRGAGAFQAHAGNRSALKVSKRAQPKDMRVVVSTGFPEKAMARLKAVCPGPLLAPINSVGIKVGLVVRQEADIYVSHHPVHFWDTCAPQAILEEAGGVFTKLDGSPLVYDLLSDFAHTGLTLATNGTRHAELVVKLAGLFQG
- a CDS encoding phosphoadenylyl-sulfate reductase, which codes for MTAVDEKLSQEFEKIADARDLIGEIFRRFGNRAAIGTSGQLTGSAMIDLAVKAGVKPRVFTIDTLRLFPETYELFDAIEKKYGIKVERIGPDPDKLKKMIAESGEYLFFDSKKKQEFCCHLRKVEPNERALDTLDVWLTGLRVDQSASRAKSAKKCEIVLHGKEKRPLLKVAPLIDWTEKQLRDYMAANGVPMHKLLNWNQDGWYYESLGCVICTTPIGPNEPRRAGRWRWFKDAGDDKECGIHANKTHKDEV